A stretch of Cygnus olor isolate bCygOlo1 chromosome 16, bCygOlo1.pri.v2, whole genome shotgun sequence DNA encodes these proteins:
- the TOP1 gene encoding DNA topoisomerase 1, whose amino-acid sequence MSGDQLHNDSQIEADFRANDSHKHKDKHKDREHRHKEHKKDKEKDREKSKHSNSEHKDSSEKKHKDKEKTKHKDGSSEKHKDKHKDKDKEKRKEEKMKSSGDIKIKKEKENGFSSPPRIKDEPDDDGFYASPKEDSKPLKRPREDDDAEYKPKKIKTEDIKKAKKRKQEEEEDSKAKKAKSKDKKVPEADKRKKPKKEEEQKWKWWEEERYPEGIKWKFLEHKGPVFAPPYEPLPENVKFYYDGKVMKLSTKAEEVATFFAKMLDHEYTTKEIFRKNFFKDWRKEMTSEEKSTITNLSKCDFTHMSQYFKAQTEARKQMSKEEKQKIKEENERLLKEYGYCVMDNHKERIANFKIEPPGLFRGRGNHPKMGMLKRRIMPEDIIINCSKDSKIPPPPPGHKWKEVRHDNKVTWLVSWTENIQGSIKYIMLNPSSRIKGEKDWQKYETARRLKKCVDKIRNQYREDWKSKEMKVRQRAVALYFIDKLALRAGNEKEEGETADTVGCCSLRVEHIKLHPELDGQEYVVEFDFLGKDSIRYYNKVPVEKRVFKNLQLFMENKQPEDDLFDRLNTSILNKHLQDLMEGLTAKVFRTYNASITLQQQLKELTNPDDNIPAKILSYNRANRAVAILCNHQRAPPKTFEKSMMNLQSKIDAKKEQLADARRELKSAKADAKVRRDEKSKKTVESKKKAVQRIEEQLMKLEVQATDREENKQIALGTSKLNYLDPRISVAWCKKWGIPIEKIYNKTQREKFAWAIDMAEEDYEF is encoded by the exons TGAGCACAAAGATTCCTcggaaaagaaacacaaagacaaggagaaaaccaaacacaaagaTGGCAGCTCAGAGAAACACAAAGACAAACACAAAGATAAAgacaaggagaagagaaaggaagagaag atgaaatcttCTGGCGATATAaagataaagaaggaaaaggaaaatggtttcTCCAG tcCACCACGTATTAAAGATGAACCAGATGATGATGGATTTTATGCTTCTCCTAAAGAGGACTCCAAACCACTGAAGAGACCTCGAGAAGATGATGA tgctgagtacaaacccaagaaaatcaaaacagaagacataaagaaagcaaagaaaaggaaacaagaggaagaagag gacagcaaagcaaagaaagctaAGAGCAAAGATAAGAAAGTTCCTGAAGCAGACAAGAGAAAGAAGCCgaaaaaagaagaggagcaaaaatggaaatg GTGGGAAGAAGAGCGCTACCCTGAAGGAATTAAGTGGAAGTTCCTAGAGCATAAAGGTCCTGTGTTTGCTCCACCATATGAACCTCTGCCTGAGAATGTCAAATTCTACTATGATG GTAAAGTCATGAAGCTGAGCACCAAAGCAGAAGAAGTTGCCACATTCTTTGCAAAAATGCTTGATCACGAATACACTACGAAGGAGATcttcaggaaaaactttttcaaagACTGGAGAAAG gAAATGACCTCTGAAGAGAAGAGCACTATCACCAACCTCAGCAAGTGTGACTTCACCCACATGAGCCAGTATTTCAAAGCTCAGACAGAAGCTAGGAAACAGATGTCCAAGGAGGAGAAACAG aaaatcaaagaggaaaatgagcGGCTATTGAAGGAATATGGCTACTGTGTGATGGACAACCACAAAGAGAGGATCGCAAACTTTAAGATTGAACCTCCAGGTCTCTTCCGAGGTCGTGGGAATCATCCCAAAATGGGCATGTTGAAGAGACGCATCATGCCGGAAGATATCATCATTAACTGCAGCAA GGATTCCAAGATCCCTCCCCCTCCACCAGGACACAAATGGAAGGAGGTTCGGCATGATAACAAGGTTACCTGGCTAGTGTCGTGGACTGAGAACATCCAAGGCTCTATCAAATACATCATGTTGAACCCCAGCTCAAGAATTAAG GGTGAGAAGGACTGGCAGAAGTACGAGACAGCTCGGAGGTTGAAGAAGTGTGTAGATAAAATCCGAAATCAATATAGAGAAGATTGGAAATCCAAAGAGATGAAAGTACGGCAGAGGGCTGTGGCGCTGTACTTCATTGATAAA CTTGCTCTGagagctggaaatgaaaaagaagaaggagagaCAGCTGACACCGtgggctgctgctctctgagAGTAGAACATATCAAGCTGCATCCTGAACTGGATGGCCAGGAATACGTGGTTGAGTTTGACTTCCTCGGAAAAGACTCCATCCGATACTACAACAAAGTCCCTGTGGAGAAGAGG GTTTTTAAGAATCTCCAGTTGTTCATGGAGAACAAGCAGCCTGAGGATGACCTCTTCGACCGCCTCAAT aCCAGTATCTTAAATAAACATCTTCAAGACCTTATGGAGGGACTGACAGCCAAGGTATTCCGTACTTACAACGCCTCCATCACgctacagcagcagctcaaGGAGCTCACTAATC CGGATGATAACATCCCAGCGAAAATCCTTTCCTATAACCGTGCCAACAGAGCGGTTGCCATTTTGTGTAACCACCAGAGGGCTCCGCCGAAGACCTTCGAGAAGTCTATGATGAACCTTCAGAGCAAG ATCGATGCCAAGAAGGAGCAGTTAGCTGATGCCAGGAGAGAACTGAAAAGCGCCAAAGCTGATGCCAAGGTCCGGAGGGATGAGAAGTCTAAAAA GACAGTGGagagcaagaagaaagcagTGCAGAGGATCGAGGAGCAGCTGATGAAGCTGGAGGTTCAGGCTACAGATAGGGAGGAGAACAAGCAGATTGCCTTGGGCACCTCCAAACTCAACTATCTGGATCCCAGGATCTCTGTTGCTTG GTGTAAGAAGTGGGGAATTCCTATAGAGAAGATATATAACAAAACCCAGCGAGAGAAATTTGCCTGGGCTATCGACATGGCAGAGGAAGACTATGAGTTTTAA